A single genomic interval of Musa acuminata AAA Group cultivar baxijiao chromosome BXJ3-4, Cavendish_Baxijiao_AAA, whole genome shotgun sequence harbors:
- the LOC135637198 gene encoding uncharacterized protein LOC135637198: MALLPHHFLHSPTTVHHHHPQSPSSHLNSQLIKNPYFTLSKPSSTSSKHFYRPKTQSFAARCSSSSPSSPPPERPVANDLVELPLFPLPLVLFPGAVLPLQIFEFRYRIMMHTLLQTDLRFGVVFSDGGSVADVGCVGEVVKHERLVDDRFFLICKGQERFRVSRVLRSKPYLVAEVSWLEDRPPPRPAEGDDLEALAAEVENYMRDVIRISNRLNGKPEKEGVMDLRRNLFPTPFSFFVGSTFEGAPREQQALLELEDTSARLRRERDTLRNTLNYLTAASAVKDAFSPSNSS; this comes from the coding sequence atgGCTCTCCTCCCTCATCACTTCCTTCACTCACCCACCACCGTTCACCACCACCATCcccagtctccttcttcccatctcaaTTCCCAGCTCATCAAAAACCCCTATTTTACCCTTTCCAAaccttcctccacctcctccaagCACTTTTACCGCCCCAAAACCCAAtctttcgccgctcgctgctcctcTTCCTCCCCCTCATCTCCGCCGCCCGAGCGACCCGTCGCCAATGACCTCGTCGAGCTGCCCCTCTTTCCGCTGCCGCTCGTCCTCTTCCCGGGCGCCGTCCTCCCGCTCCAGATCTTCGAGTTCCGCTACCGCATCATGATGCACACCCTGCTGCAGACCGACCTTCGGTTCGGCGTCGTCTTCTCTGACGGAGGCTCCGTCGCCGACGTCGGCTGCGTCGGCGAGGTCGTCAAGCACGAGCGCCTCGTCGACGACCGCTTCTTTCTCATTTGCAAGGGCCAGGAGCGGTTCCGCGTCTCCCGCGTCCTCCGCTCCAAACCCTACCTCGTCGCTGAGGTCTCCTGGCTCGAGGACCGCCCTCCGCCGCGTCCGGCAGAGGGCGACGACCTTGAGGCCCTCGCCGCCGAGGTCGAAAACTATATGCGCGACGTCATCCGCATCTCCAACCGGCTCAACGGCAAGCCCGAGAAGGAGGGCGTCATGGACCTACGCCGCAACCTCTTCCCGACCCCCTTCTCTTTCTTTGTCGGGAGCACCTTCGAAGGGGCGCCCAGGGAACAGCAGGCGCTGCTGGAGCTGGAGGACACAAGCGCCAGGCTCCGCAGGGAACGCGACACGCTCCGGAACACCCTCAACTACCTCACCGCGGCCTCTGCCGTCAAGGACGCCTTCTCACCGTCCAACTCTTCCTAA
- the LOC135634665 gene encoding anthocyanidin 3-O-glucosyltransferase 6-like: MEKLRLVFVTFSGVGHLVAMVEAAKRLLQLEGNHFSATFLLLRVPAPSSGSAVASYLRSAAASDLDISFQELPPVELPADTEGPEDFISRYIEAHKTHVKVAVASLSSSAAVAALVLDFFATTLIDVAVDLGVPAYVYFTSGAVMLALMLHLPVLGEKNPASFEDVERDVDIPGVIPIPSQSMPSPLMRNDNRAYGWFVYHGRRFFEAKGIIINTFAELERGPLTAIEEGHCAPDRPAPLVHPIGPIVAVEEDTSKPGGEKHECVKWLDSQPPESVVFLCFGSMGSFDVPQVREIAAALERSDRRFLWCLRSPSAGKIRASVDATPKDVLPEGFLERTAGRGLVWPEWAPQAAILAHRAVGGFVTHCGWNSALESLWYGVPMLGWPLYAEQHLNAFQLVKVLGVAVELKVDRKRGNFVTADEVERGIRCLMDGRDEVNRVTAKAKEMSLASRKAIEKGGSSHIGLEKLAEEIKTSASSERGLRQS, translated from the coding sequence ATGGAAAAGCTCCGGCTAGTGTTCGTTACCTTTTCGGGAGTCGGTCACCTCGTCGCCATGGTGGAGGCCGCCAAACGCCTCCTCCAACTGGAGGGAAACCATTTCTCCGCCACTTTTCTCCTCCTACGAGTCCCCGCCCCAAGCTCAGGCTCCGCCGTCGCCTCCTACCTCCGCTCCGCGGCCGCCTCCGACCTCGACATCAGCTTCCAGGAGCTCCCGCCCGTGGAGCTCCCGGCCGACACCGAAGGCCCCGAGGACTTCATCTCCCGTTACATCGAGGCCCACAAGACCCACGTCAAGGTCGCCGTCGCATCCCTTTCCTCgtccgccgccgtcgccgccttGGTTTTGGACTTCTTCGCTACCACCCTCATCGACGTCGCGGTCGACCTCGGCGTTCCGGCATACGTTTATTTCACCTCGGGCGCCGTCATGCTCGCGCTCATGCTCCATCTACCCGTTCTCGGCGAGAAGAATCCGGCAAGTTTTGAGGATGTGGAAAGGGATGTTGACATCCCGGGCGTGATTCCGATACCGTCGCAGTCGATGCCGTCTCCTCTCATGAGGAATGACAATCGGGCCTACGGTTGGTTTGTGTACCACGGCCGAAGATTCTTCGAAGCCAAAGGCATCATAATCAACACTTTCGCAGAGCTCGAGCGAGGGCCTCTCACGGCCATCGAGGAAGGCCACTGCGCCCCGGACCGACCGGCGCCGCTCGTCCACCCCATTGGTCCAATCGTCGCTGTCGAGGAGGACACCAGCAAACCCGGCGGGGAGAAGCACGAGTGCGTCAAGTGGTTGGATAGCCAGCCTCCGGAGTCGGTGGTATTCCTGTGTTTCGGCAGCATGGGCAGCTTCGACGTGCCGCAGGTGCGCGAGATCGCCGCCGCGCTGGAGCGAAGCGACCGGCGATTCCTATGGTGCCTGCGATCGCCTTCGGCAGGCAAGATCCGAGCCTCCGTCGATGCGACACCCAAAGACGTGCTGCCAGAAGGGTTCCTGGAGAGGACCGCCGGCAGGGGGCTGGTGTGGCCGGAGTGGGCGCCGCAGGCTGCGATACTGGCGCATCGGGCGGTCGGCGGGTTCGTGacgcactgcgggtggaactcggCCTTGGAGAGCTTGTGGTACGGAGTCCCCATGCTCGGGTGGCCGCTGTACGCCGAGCAGCACCTGAATGCGTTCCAGCTGGTGAAGGTTTTGGGGGTGGCCGTAGAGCTGAAGGTGGACAGGAAGAGGGGCAACTTCGTCACTGCAGATGAGGTGGAGAGAGGAATAAGGTGTTTGATGGATGGCCGCGATGAAGTGAACAGGGTGACAGCAAAAGCGAAGGAGATGAGCCTGGCGAGCAGAAAGGCCATAGAGAAAGGAGGTTCCTCTCACATTGGCCTGGAAAAGCTGGCGGAGGAAATCAAGACATCAGCTTCGAGTGAGAGAGGACTCCGTCAAAGCTGA
- the LOC103982101 gene encoding dof zinc finger protein DOF1.4, with product MRDRFLISGHSSTRATRRINYRKYGITADRIDSGRSNMTSTTTALAAARIADRPSSQEHQAALQCPRCDSTNTKFCYFNNYSMSQPRHFCRACKRYWTRGGTLRNVPVGGGCRKNKRVKKPTTMTAKVSPHCPPLPRPIVLPNTLESLSPPRCTSKHIDTSIFRSSPTLPNTIHIPACTAAFDPQPQVSALGAGFPPNRGDDDEYHLRQLFEQLPLTNEYPLFGSSLSSASAASLLVSSLQQPGRNEGSQALLAQEDLREFGNFGTIKEANNQQGETNGRINNSHIGWQFSTGNSLGAFGSAATKVSPTDTSFLYSREATGWADAVSGWSSAAHLI from the coding sequence ATGAGAGATAGGTTCCTTATTTCTGGACACAGTAGCACCAGGGCTACCCGCCGCATCAACTACAGAAAGTACGGCATTACCGCTGATCGTATAGACTCCGGCAGAAGCAACATGACCAGCACAACCACTGCCCTCGCTGCTGCTCGGATCGCGGACCGACCATCTTCACAAGAACATCAAGCGGCCCTCCAGTGCCCGCGTTGTGATtccaccaacaccaagttctgctacttcaACAACTACAGTATGTCGCAGCCTCGGCATTTCTGCAGGGCCTGCAAGCGCTACTGGACGCGAGGCGGCACCCTCAGGAACGTGCCCGTAGGTGGTGGATGCCGGAAGAACAAGCGCGTCAAGAAGCCGACGACGATGACCGCCAAAGTATCGCCTCACTGTCCGCCTCTGCCTCGCCCGATTGTGCTGCCTAACACTCTCGAGTCGCTGTCGCCGCCCCGTTGTACTTCCAAACACATCGATACATCCATATTCCGTTCATCGCCAACTTTACCAAACACCATCCATATCCCTGCTTGCACCGCTGCCTTCGATCCCCAGCCCCAGGTCAGTGCACTTGGAGCCGGATTTCCCCCTAACCGAGGCGACGACGACGAGTACCATCTCCGCCAATTGTTTGAGCAACTGCCGCTTACGAATGAGTACCCACTGTTTGGATCGTCGTTGTCGTCGGCCTCCGCGGCATCGCTTCTGGTTTCCAGCCTTCAGCAGCCGGGGAGAAATGAAGGCAGTCAAGCCTTGTTGGCCCAGGAGGACCTGCGAGAATTCGGCAACTTTGGAACGATCAAGGAAGCGAACAACCAACAAGGTGAGACGAATGGTAGGATCAACAACAGCCACATAGGTTGGCAATTCTCCACAGGGAATTCTTTGGGAGCTTTTGGCTCGGCTGCCACCAAGGTCTCACCAACCGATACCTCGTTTCTGTACTCGAGAGAAGCCACTGGTTGGGCGGACGCCGTCAGCGGCTGGTCGTCAGCTGCACATCTGATTTAG
- the LOC135636075 gene encoding squamosa promoter-binding protein 1-like, with amino-acid sequence MEHRRPSADPQKKSGREKAKKEVQGDGDEEGEEVAPGGRIGEDKKRRPCSSAASKRGSGGGGGSGGASPPCCQAEKCTADLAEAKRYYRRHKVCEAHSKAAVVIVAGLRQRFCQQCSRFHELSEFDDSKRSCRRRLAGHNERRRKNTTSETQGERLKPLQASRPRWEDSDE; translated from the exons ATGGAGCACCGACGGCCGTCGGCAGACCCGCAGAAGAAAAGCGGGAGGGAGAAGGCGAAGAAGGAGGTGCAGGGGGACGGGGACGAGGAAGGCGAGGAGGTGGCCCCCGGTGGGAGGATTGGGGAGGACAAGAAGCGGAGGCCATGCTCTTCTGCCGCGTCGAAGAGGGGATcgggcggcggcggtggcagcgGGGGCGCGTCTCCTCCTTGCTGCCAGGCCGAGAAGTGCACGGCCGATCTGGCGGAGGCGAAGCGATACTACCGACGGCATAAGGTCTGCGAGGCGCACTCCAAGGCCGCCGTGGTCATCGTCGCCGGCCTGCGACAGAGGTTCTGCCAGCAATGCAGCAG ATTCCATGAGTTATCAGAGTTCGATGACTCCAAGAGGAGTTGTCGCCGGCGTTTGGCTGGCCACAACGAGCGGCGCCGGAAGAATACTACTTCGGAGACCCAGGGAGAACGGCTGAAGCCGCTGCAGGCAAGCAGACCAAGGTGGGAGGATTCAGACGAGTGA
- the LOC135634731 gene encoding zinc finger CCCH domain-containing protein 2-like, protein MANIVCADQRHHLLCEKKALSDLDLPHRKLLQRPRLSVLLPEVEDDSGDGAVDEVVDVYSSDEFRMYEFKVRRCMRGRSHDWTDCPFAHPGEKTRRRDPRRYHYSGAVCPEFRRSGSCLRGDACELAHGVFECWLHPARYRTMPCKDGRRCRRKICFFAHFPRQLRILASHKDDETNYSQSCYGFCSANDNSAAASGFSPTSTLMSFSPPISPSAGEMHYDSKQMNFGLINRYIGNNTGRVIDYDVVCEELMNSLDAMELSASPATSPAAAAPTDARGEWAVKSGNSSSSMCWPDLEWVNELLM, encoded by the coding sequence ATGGCCAACATCGTATGTGCTGATCAGCGGCACCACCTGTTGTGCGAGAAGAAAGCTCTGTCGGATCTCGACCTGCCTCACAGAAAGCTCCTGCAGCGGCCGCGCCTCTCTGTCCTGCTCCCGGAGGTGGAGGACGACAGCGGCGACGGGGCGGTAGATGAGGTGGTGGACGTGTACTCGAGCGACGAGTTCCGGATGTACGAGTTCAAGGTGCGGCGGTGCATGCGCGGACGGAGCCACGACTGGACTGACTGCCCCTTTGCGCATCCGGGCGAGAAGACCCGCCGCCGTGACCCCCGGCGATACCACTACTCCGGCGCCGTCTGCCCCGAGTTCCGCCGATCCGGATCGTGCCTCCGGGGGGACGCCTGCGAGCTCGCCCACGGCGTCTTCGAGTGCTGGCTCCATCCGGCGAGGTACCGCACCATGCCGTGCAAGGATGGGCGTCGGTGCCGCCGCAAGATCTGCTTCTTTGCCCATTTCCCGCGGCAGCTTCGTATCCTCGCCTCCCACAAAGATGACGAGACGAACTACTCACAATCCTGCTATGGTTTTTGCTCAGCCAATGACAACTCAGCTGCCGCCTCTGGCTTCTCTCCCACATCGACGCTGATGAGTTTTTCTCCACCCATCTCTCCCTCTGCCGGAGAAATGCACTACGATAGCAAGCAGATGAATTTTGGATTAATCAATAGGTATATTGGTAATAATACGGGTCGTGTTATAGATTATGACGTTGTGTGTGAAGAGTTGATGAATTCGTTGGACGCCATGGAACTTTCGGCATCACCAGCGACCAGTCCTGCCGCTGCCGCACCCACGGACGCGAGGGGTGAGTGGGCGGTGAAAAGCGGCAATAGCAGCAGCAGTATGTGTTGGCCAGATCTGGAATGGGTGAACGAGCTGCTGATGTAG